Genomic segment of Pseudanabaena sp. BC1403:
GGTCTGAATTTTTGGTTTCCAGATAAATCATTAGATGTCTTATAGCAAGTATTAGCCTCTTTGAATGCCCCTAACATCGCATAGCTTTTAGCCACAAAAAAATACTTACAAGCAAGTACATCATGATATTTACTGTTCCATAATTCTTTTTCTTTTAGACAGAAACTAATTTTATCCAAAAGAAATTTGACTGAATTTGGATATTTAATTCCTTGTCCATGAGAAGCGGTAATTGAGTTATATATGCGATAAAAATAGTTGCAACCCTCCATATAACTAAATTTAGCTCCAGAGAATGCTAGCCTAATGAAAAAATCATAATCTTCAGCAATTCTTAGAGATTCATCAAATCCTGACATCCTTTCAATCACTTCACGTTTGTATAAGCAAGATCCAATATGAATAGTGTTATTACTAATTACATAATAAGTCATGTCGTCCGCAGACTGATTTGTAATGTAGTTTAATGATTTAATTGAATTATCATCATTATAAACTTGATGGCACCAATCACTATAAACTAGATCTTTACCTGATACTTTTAAAAACTCTATTTGCTCCTTTATCTTCACAGGAGAAATATAGTCATCAGAATCTATAAACTGAATATAATGCCCTTTACTAATTTGAAATCCTCGATTGCGAGATGCACTTGGTCCGCTATTTGGATAACTTGCCAATCTAATTTTATTTCCATATTTTTTAATTATAGACAGACTGGCATCCGTAGAACCATCATCAATAACAATTACTTCTATGGGTTTATATGTCTGCGAAAGAGCTGAATCAATACAATCGCCAATCCATTTTTCAGCATTGTAACAAGGAATGATAATTGAAACCAGTTCAGTCATACTAATATTGCCTAATAGATGCTTCTACAAGCTTATTTTTTAATGCTCCGACATAAAATCGCGAAAAAACAAAGAAAGGGTTTTTAAAGAGCAAAGATACGAGAGCAGCAAGCCCTGCAAATCCTATATTCATAGCAGCTTCTCTTACAGCAACTTGAACGGACAATTGATATATACGCTGTTTAATATCTTTCCTCTGATTAGCTGGGAATTTTGTCATAACGCTTGAAAGCATCTGTATGGCTTCCTTCTCAAATTTTATCCAAGATGAAACTGTCTTCGCTCCTTCATGAAGTTTAGCAGTTGATAGACATGAGTTGATAGTTGTCAATCTAGTTATACTTTTACTTAGAAGAAGATTGATATATAAGCTATAGTCTATTATATAGTGAAAGTCTTCACTCATTGCTCCAACTTGTTTAACAAGACTGAGATTCAAAAAAGTTGAAGGCTGTGACATCCCTACCTCGCCCTGAAAGCATAGAGCTAGATCTAATGCTGAAATTGATTGATGTGGTATCCATTCAATACATTTCTCTGAGGTAATTATTCTGCCAGAGCCTACTAGAATATCCGAGTTTCTTTCTTTCCAAACATATGCCACATTATACAAAGAACCCAAGTTCAATATGTCATCAGAATTTATCCAATTGAAAATCATCCCAGTAGATTTCCTTATACCCTTATTAATTGCATTACTTTGTCCCGAGTCTTTTTCACTAACCCAATAGGACAAACATTTTTCGTACTTCTTGATTATTTCAACAGAATCATCATTGCTTTCCCCGTCAATAACAATGTATTCAAGGTTAGGATAACCCTGTAGCAGAACCGAACGAATTGTCTCCTCTATAAAATGCCCGTAGTTATAGTTTGGAGTAACTATACTAATTCTTGGCCACTCTGAGCCATCAGACATTTTGCCAAGAATTAGTTCTGTCTGTTCTGTCCAAGGCCAGCCTGTTTTTCCTTCTGGAGGAGGAGGTAAATCTTGTAATGTCAGAGCGGTATTTACAAGTTCCATGCTAGTCAAAGTTGTTAAATCGGTTTGCATAGCCAATATAGTGCTTTGAGTGCAGTTTCTAAATAAATATTCTTCAACAGCATTCTTTATCAGCAATTCTCATTATAAGAATCGGTTGTTTGAAAGCCCGCCAATGGCGGGCTTTCAAACAACCGATTTTAGTGTTTCCAGCGCCTTCGGCGCTGGAAACACTAAAATCGGTTTCATAATGAGAATTGCTGATTCTTTATCGTCTGTAACACAATATGAATCTGAGTGCGATACAATTAAAAATTGTTTAAACCTGTTCACAAACATAAAATATTAAAATTAGGATTGTAAGCTCTGAATAACTTTACTTTTAAATTAGAATGTCAGTGCGATCGCACTGATGCCAGAGTTGGTCAGTTCCATACACCGCATGGAGTTGTACATACGCCGCGTTTTATGCCCGTGGGCACATTGGCGAATGTAAAAACGGTCACACCCGCACAACTTAAAGACTGCAAAGCCGAAATGGTTTTAGCAAATACCTATCACCTCCATCTCCAACCAGGTGAAGATATTGTTGCTGAAGCAGGTGGCCTACATAAGTTTATGAATTGGGATGGCCCAATTCTGACGGATTCAGGTGGATTTCAGGTTTTCAGTCTCAGCGAGATCCGTTCCATTAGTGAAGATGGAGTTCAGTTCCGATCGCCTCGTGATGGCAATATGATTAATCTCACGCCAGAGAAATCGATTCAAATTCAGAATCAACTAGGCGCGGATGTGATCATGGCTTTTGATGAATGCGCCCCCTACCCTTCCACCTATGAGGCGATTAAGCTAGCAGGACAGCGAACCACCCGATGGCTAGAGCGATGCATTAAGGCTCACGATCGCAAAAATGATCAAGCTTTATTTGGGATCGTCCAAGGCGGAGTCTATTTAGATTTACGTCAACAGTCAGCAAGGGAACTCATTGAGTTTGATTTACCAGGTTATGCGATCGGTGGCGTGAGTGTCGGCGAACCACCAGAATTAATCGAAAAAATTGTTAGAGCCACAACCCCACTCCTGCCAGCCGATAAACCTCGTTATCTTATGGGCGTTGGTACTTATAAAGAAATGGCTCAAGCCGTCGCCGCAGGAATCGACCTATTTGATTGTGTTATTCCCACCCGATTTGCGCGACATAGTGTTGCTCTTGTCAAAGGCGAACGCTGGAATCTCAAAAACCAAAAATTTAAGCGCGATTTTACGCCTATTGATAGCGACTGTAATTGCTATGCTTGTCAGAATTTTTCGCGGGCTTATGTTAGCCATTTAGTGCGATCGCAAGAAATTTTGGGATATACATTACTATCAATTCACAATATTACTGAGTTGATCCGCTTTACCCAGCAAATGCGCCAAGCAATCATTGACAATCAATTTGTCGAAAAATTTGGGCATTATCTCACTGAGTCTTCATCTTTTACTGAGGAGCGACATTTATGATCCGCTTATCTCTTTATATTTTTCTTTGGATTGGAGCAATGGCGATCGCTATTTTTGCAACCCAAAATACTTTTCTAGTTAATTTGCGTTTTTTTGCATTTGAGTCAATTAAATTACCTTTAGGACTAGTTTTAATCTTCAGTGCTGGCTGCGGAGCTACCTGCATTAATATTTGGCAAGCTTCAATAGGTTTTGAATTGCCAACAGTGCCGAAATTTTCTGTTTTTTCCAACAAAACCAATCCTTCAAAACATCAAACAGTGGCTAAAACAGCTGGCGTAACAAAAGATATTTCTAGGGCATCTAAGAAACCTCAAAAAGTTAAAGATGACTTTGATGATGATTGGGATGAAGACTGGGGCTAGATTGTATTTATAAATACATTTGTATTTGACTGATTTTGTTAGCTTCCAATATATGCATCCAAACAAATGTAACTAGACTTAATATTAGGTAGTCGAAACCTAACTTATGAAATTGGTTATAAATGTTGAACATATTTTCTTTTATGGTGTGAAGGAATGAAAAAAGTCAGTAATCTCTCAGTTCTATTAGGCTTGAGCTTGCTAGCTACGGCTACAGGCGCAAATGCTGAGACGCAAAATCAAGTTCGAGTTCAGGATCAATCTACATCTGCTCCAGTAATACAGTCATCACTTCCTGTAACAGAAGTAAAGCTGAACGAATCACAAACGATTCGTGCTATTAACACAGAGTTAAATCGCCCTAAGGAAGTAGCTCAAAACGTCACTTCTGTATCTCAATTGAGTGATGTTAAGCCTACAGATTGGGCTTTCACTGCTTTACAATCTTTAGTTGAGCGCTACGGCTGTATTGCAGGTTATCCTGACCGTACCTTTCGCGGTAAACAAGCAACTAGCCGTTATGAATTTGCTGCTGGTTTGAATGCTTGTTTAGACAAGATCAACGAAATCATTTCCGCAGGACTAGCCGATAAGGTCAGCAAAGAAGACCTCGCTACCTTGCAAAAGCTTCAAGAAGAGTTTGCAGCGGAACTAGCGACTCTACGTGGTCGTGTTGATGCATTAGATGCAAAGGTCGAGAAGCTAGAAGCTCAACAGTTCTCTACTACCACCAAGCTTAGTGGTTTAGCATTCTTTAACGTCACTGGTGGTTCAGGAGCAAACGTAAAGAAAGATCCTACAGGAACTCCAGTTGGAAATGCGCCAAATACAACCATGAGTGGGTTGGTATGGCTGACTCTAAATACTTCATTTACAGGGAAGGATAGTCTAACAACCCAACTCGCTGTTGGTAATGGTAATTCAGCTTACTCAACAGCTTATGGCACAGGGTCATTCTTCAATACCACAGCGACTACTTTTACTAATCAAACGGCTGGAGAATCGGCTAATACTTTCATTTTGCGCGAGCTTTCTTACCAATTCCCTGTGTTTGAAAAAGCAACTTTAGTTGTCGGTCCTCGCGTCAACTTCTACAAGTACTTTGACGGAAACAGATTCATCTATCCTTGGAACACTACTTTTGCCTCCATTAACAACTCATTGTTGACCGATGCTAAGCGTGGAGCTGGGGCAGTGTTCATGACTCCTCTCGGTGACCTATTCGATTTCAAAGTTGGATACTTGGCTGAAAGTAACGAATTTTTCCCTGGAGCTATATCTTCAGCAGCTAATCCAAGCAGAGGTTTATTTGGTGGCACCAATAATTTAACTGCAGAACTTGGTTTCAAGCCCAGCGATTCCTTTAAGCTCCGACTCATATACAGTCATGGAAATATTGCTGGGAATGGTGGAACTACTATTGGAGGTACTCCATCTTTTCAAGGCATTGCGACTGTTGCTACTGGCATAAACAATGCACAGTCAGATGTTTTTGCGGCTAACTTTGACTGGTTGGTTACCAAAGGCTTTGGTCTGTTTGGTAGATATGGATATGGCACTACTAACATCAACCTCACTGCTGGTGGCTCCACCAATGTCAATCAGTATACTTTCCAAGTAGGTGCGGCTTTCCCTGACTTGTTCAAAGAAGGTGCTCTTGGCTTGATCTCCTTTGCGGTTCCATACAAGTTTGGAGATAGTAGCAACGTAATTACTTCTGGTCGAGGTAATGATGGTACTCAACTTGATCTTGAAGTGTCTTATGTGTATCCTGTCACTAAGAACATTTCTCTAGTGCCTTCTGCTTACTTCATCTTTAGTCCTAATAACTTCTCCGATAATCCAACTGTATTTATTGGTAACTTGCAGGCAGTGTTTAGCTTCTAATTACGAATTGTAAGCTTCCAAATACAAAAGGGTGTGCAAGGCACACCCTTTTGTATTTGCAGGAAATCTCTAAGTGACTCAAGTAGTTAGTAATACATTTGTTGAAGATAATATTTGCTAGCTTCTAAATCAGTGTAGATTTCTTGTATTAATTTTTTTTACTCGCAGTACATTCAATCTGTTCAAGGTGTGAAGGCATGAGTCCAATTTATATTCCACGTCGCAAGTTTATCCGAGGCGCGATCGCAACAGCAGCCTTTGGAGCCACCTCTCAACTTTGGGTCGGCTGTACTGAGCAGGCTCCCCCGAACACTGCTACTACAAGTTCTCCAGGTACAACAGGTTCACCTACTGCTGCCTTGCTGAATATTGGTTTTATCTATGTTGGACCAAAAGATGACTTTGGTTATAGTCAAGCTCACTTTGAGGGAGAAACTGCGATCGCTAAGCTTCCTGGGGTTAAGACATTCAGTGAAGCAAGTGTTGCGGAAACTGCTGTAGTCCAAGAAACCATGCTTGGAATGATCAACCAAAATGGTGTTACAGCTCTTTTCCCGACATCATTTGGCTACTTCGATCCGCACATTCTCAAATTAGCGCCAGCTAATCCCAAGGTGCAATTCTTCCATTGTGGCGGCTTGTACACGGAAGGCAAAACTCCTAATAATATCGGTAGTTACTACGGTTACATCGATGAGGCTCAATATGTTGCAGGTGTTGTTGCAGGGCTATCAACTAAGTCTGGCAAGTTAGGATTTGTAGCCGCCAAGCCAATTCCGCAGGTAGTTCGTAATATTAATAGCTACACCCTTGGTGCTCGTAGCGTTAATCCTAAAGCTACAGTTCAGGTCATCTTCACAGGCGATTGGTCAGTTCCAGTCAAAGAAGCTGAAGCCGCTAACAGCATGGTTGATCAGGGTGTAGATGTCTTAACCTGTCATGTAGACAGCCCAAAAGTTGTCATGGAGACCGCAGAGAAAAGAAAAGTATTCTGCACTGGCTATCATACTAACCAATCATCACTTGCTCCGAATGGATATCTAACTGGTGCAGAATGGGATTGGAAGAATGTCTACACCAAGTACGTGGAACTGCTTAAAGCAGGTAAGACTCTTAGTGATGGAGGCATTCCTCATATTTTGCGCGGTGGTCTCAAGGAAGGATTCTGTAAAGTCTCACCTTTTGGAAGTGCTGTTAGTGCGGCAACTAAGAAGGAAGCTGAAAAGGTGATGGCTAAGTTTATGGATGGCAGCATGATTATTTATGCTGGTGAAATGAAGGATAACACTGGCAAAGTTGTTATTGCCAAGGGCAAGGAGTTCAAACAGACAGATCCCGATCTGGAAAAAATGGATTGGTTTGTTGAAGGTGTAATCGGAAACGTTAAAGGCTAAATTCAATAAAAGAATTTAAAACTTGCTTCGCAAGTTTTAAATTCTTTTGTTTGTATATCATTCATTTGAGAATCAACTATATGAATATACGCGATCGCTGGCGTTCAACATCTGAAAATATTCTGCTCCCCATCGGAGCTTTACTTGCCTCACTAGTTGTTTTTGGGATTTTTTGTGCTGTTCAGGGAAAAAATCCGATCGCAATTTATGGAACAATTTATTCATCTGCGTTCGGCAGTAGCTTCTCTTGGCAAGGAACTTTAATCCGCGCGGCTCCATTAATGCTGACATCTCTCTGTACGGCTCTGCCAGCAATGTTAGGATTGACAATTATTGGCAATGAAGGAGCTTTAATAGTTGGAGGATTGGGCGCGATCGCTGTCGGTCTATCGATCGCTTCTTTACCCTCTTTGATCGTCCAGATTGGGATGGCGATGGGAGGAATTATCGCAGGTGGTCTATGGATCATGTTTGTAGGTGCGATTAAGTACTATCGCGGTGTTAATGAAACTATTAGTAGTTTGTTGATGAATTACATTGCGATCGCTGTGCTTAACACCTTAGTAGAAGGTCCAATGCGCGATCCTTCCACTTTGAACAAACCCTCTAGCTTTCCACTTTCAGCGATTAATATGCTGCAAAGTATTCCAAATACAAGAGTGCATTACGGTCTAATTTATGGACTAGTTGCCTGTGCGATCGCCTATTTCCTGATTCATCGCACCACTTTTGGATTTGCAGTACGCACCGTCGGTGGGAATATTCGCGCTGCTAAAATTGCAGGCTTACCAGTTGGAAAGCTGACATTAATTGTTAGTTTCCTAGGTGGCTCCTGCGCAGGCTTAGCGGGGATGGTAGAAGTTGCTGCTATTCATGGAAGTGCAAATGCTTCATTAATTTCTGGCTATGGCTACAGCGGCATTTTAGTTGCTTTTATTGCTAGACAAAATCCTTTAGTTGCTGTACTTGTTGCCGTGCTAATGGGAGGTATTTTGGCAAGTGGAAGCGCTCTACAGAGATCCTTTGGATTACCAGACGCTACGGTTTTACTATTTCAAGGCATCGTATTCCTAGCTATTCTCTTTAGCGAATCTCTTTATGGTCGTTTGGACTTCTTTAAAGATAGAGAGCCTGAAGTTAAGATTGACGGATCTGCGACTGTTGCTTAGCTAATTCACGCAATCTTTGTAGCAATACTAACTAATTAATTTTCTAAGAATTACCAATTACCATGGCAGATACATCTACAGCATTAGGTTGGATGAGTGTTCCCCTAGCGATCTTCGCAGGTACACTCAGAGGGAGCGCACCATTTCTATTTGTCAGTTTAGGTGAATGCCTTACCGAAAAAGCTGGCAAGATTAATCTTGGACTAGAAGGAACCTTGCTGACTGGGGCAATGACTGCTTATGCAGTTTCTTACCTAACTAAATCGCCTTGGTTGGGAGTCTTTGCCGCTGGTTTAGCAGGTGCTGGTCTGGGGTTAATTCATGCATGGTTATCACAGCGACCTAAGGTAAGTGATGTTGCTGTAGGGATTGCGATGATTATTTTTGGTAGTGGAATTGCTTTCTTCTTTGGCAAAGCCTTTATTCAACCTAAAGCAATTCCACTACCTTTATTTGAGTGGGGCAATTGGAGCAGTTTCCCACAAGTTCAAGCCGCTCTGAAAGTTAGCCCATTGTTGCTGATTGGCATTGCGATCGCACCATTAATGCAATGGTTTTTTAGTTCGACTCGTTGGGGCTTATATGTACGTGCTGTAGGCGATAGCCCTAGTGCTGCTAGAGCAATGGGGATTTCGGTTGTCGGAGTGCGTACCTGTGCGATCGTCGCAGGTAGTTTCCTTGCTGGGATCGGTGGTGCAAGCTTATCGCTGTATTACCCAGGGCTATGGGCCGAGAATATCTCTAGCGGTCAAGGTTTAATGGCTGTTGCCCTAGTAATCTTTGCAAGATGGCAGCCAATTCACTGTCTATGGGCAGCTTTGCTGTTTGGTGGTGCACAAGCGATCGGGCCAGCTTTACAGGCAGTTGGATTTGATTCTTACTATTACCTGTTCAATGCTGCACCCTACATCATGACTTTAATCATCACGATCGCAACCTGTTCACCACGAAGGACATTAACGGGTTCCCCAGGAGCCTTAGGTACTAACGAATGAGTAAAATTTAAAAGCCTTGCAAAGCAAGGCTTTTAAATTTTTATACCAATTCTCGAAAGAGCGACTACTTTTTGAATTCTCATTATGAAAATAATTTTGGGGTTTGCTGCACCTTTGCCACAGTAAACCCCAAAATTGTTTTTGTTGAAAGTCTGCCTTTGGCAGACTTTCAACAAAAACAATTTTTATAATGAGAATTGCTGCTACAAGTATTTAGGCTGGCTATACTACAATAGATTTTCTGTGGCTGATATCTAAATGCTTTGTGGATTATGGGAAATCAACGACCGATCGCTGTCGATTTGTTTGCGGGTGCGGGCGGCATGACGCTTGGATTTGAGCAGGCAGGATTTGATGTATTAGCTTCTGTAGAGATCGATCCAATTCATTGTGCCACCCATGAATATAATTTCCCAATGTGGTCAGCGATCTGCTCCAGCATTACAGAGATTTCAGGTTGTGATATTCGACAAAAATCAAAAATAGGCGATCGCGAAATTGATGTCGTTTTTGGTGGGCCACCATGCCAAGGATTTTCGTTGATGGGGAAACGAGCGTTTAGTGATCCGCGCAATGAGTTGATATCGCATTTTCGGCGCTTAGTGATCGAACTTAATCCCAAATATTTTGTAATGGAGAATGTGAAAGGATTAACAATCGGCGATCAACAACATTTCATTGGTGAGGTGATCGAGAGCTTTGAGCAAAAAGGCTATAAAATGCTTAAGCCTTATCAAGTGCTCAATGCTTCTCATTTTGGGGTTCCTCAAAACCGTGAGCGGCTCTTTTTAATTGGTTGTCGCCAAGATTTAAATCTTCCCAATTACCCATCACCAATTACAAAGCCAGCTAAAATCAAACGTATCCCTAAAGAGCTTGCCAATTTACCTGATAGCCCAACCGTAAGAGATGCGATCGCAGATTTACCCGATGTTTCTCAATATCCTGAGCTGATGAAACGCGACTGGTGTGTAGCAAATTTCCCAGAGCCAAAAAGCAATTACAGTGAATATTTGCGAGGTCTGCGATCGGATTCTGCCGATTTATCCTATCCGCGTGATTGCGATCGCAGTTTGCTCACCTCCAGCATCCGCACTGTCCATAGCCAAGCTTGCATGGAGAGATTTAACAAAACTGCGAATGGAGAGCTTGAGAAGATCAGTCATTTCTTGAAACTTGATCCCGATGGAATTTGTAATACTTTGAGGGCAGGAACTCCTAGTACTCGTGGTGCATTTACGGCTCCTCGCCCTATTCATCCCTTTATGCCACGTTGTATTACTGTGCGAGAAGCCGCTAGATTGCATTCCTATCCTGATTGGTTTC
This window contains:
- a CDS encoding iron uptake porin, encoding MKKVSNLSVLLGLSLLATATGANAETQNQVRVQDQSTSAPVIQSSLPVTEVKLNESQTIRAINTELNRPKEVAQNVTSVSQLSDVKPTDWAFTALQSLVERYGCIAGYPDRTFRGKQATSRYEFAAGLNACLDKINEIISAGLADKVSKEDLATLQKLQEEFAAELATLRGRVDALDAKVEKLEAQQFSTTTKLSGLAFFNVTGGSGANVKKDPTGTPVGNAPNTTMSGLVWLTLNTSFTGKDSLTTQLAVGNGNSAYSTAYGTGSFFNTTATTFTNQTAGESANTFILRELSYQFPVFEKATLVVGPRVNFYKYFDGNRFIYPWNTTFASINNSLLTDAKRGAGAVFMTPLGDLFDFKVGYLAESNEFFPGAISSAANPSRGLFGGTNNLTAELGFKPSDSFKLRLIYSHGNIAGNGGTTIGGTPSFQGIATVATGINNAQSDVFAANFDWLVTKGFGLFGRYGYGTTNINLTAGGSTNVNQYTFQVGAAFPDLFKEGALGLISFAVPYKFGDSSNVITSGRGNDGTQLDLEVSYVYPVTKNISLVPSAYFIFSPNNFSDNPTVFIGNLQAVFSF
- a CDS encoding LapA family protein translates to MAIAIFATQNTFLVNLRFFAFESIKLPLGLVLIFSAGCGATCINIWQASIGFELPTVPKFSVFSNKTNPSKHQTVAKTAGVTKDISRASKKPQKVKDDFDDDWDEDWG
- a CDS encoding ABC transporter permease codes for the protein MADTSTALGWMSVPLAIFAGTLRGSAPFLFVSLGECLTEKAGKINLGLEGTLLTGAMTAYAVSYLTKSPWLGVFAAGLAGAGLGLIHAWLSQRPKVSDVAVGIAMIIFGSGIAFFFGKAFIQPKAIPLPLFEWGNWSSFPQVQAALKVSPLLLIGIAIAPLMQWFFSSTRWGLYVRAVGDSPSAARAMGISVVGVRTCAIVAGSFLAGIGGASLSLYYPGLWAENISSGQGLMAVALVIFARWQPIHCLWAALLFGGAQAIGPALQAVGFDSYYYLFNAAPYIMTLIITIATCSPRRTLTGSPGALGTNE
- a CDS encoding DNA cytosine methyltransferase; translated protein: MGNQRPIAVDLFAGAGGMTLGFEQAGFDVLASVEIDPIHCATHEYNFPMWSAICSSITEISGCDIRQKSKIGDREIDVVFGGPPCQGFSLMGKRAFSDPRNELISHFRRLVIELNPKYFVMENVKGLTIGDQQHFIGEVIESFEQKGYKMLKPYQVLNASHFGVPQNRERLFLIGCRQDLNLPNYPSPITKPAKIKRIPKELANLPDSPTVRDAIADLPDVSQYPELMKRDWCVANFPEPKSNYSEYLRGLRSDSADLSYPRDCDRSLLTSSIRTVHSQACMERFNKTANGELEKISHFLKLDPDGICNTLRAGTPSTRGAFTAPRPIHPFMPRCITVREAARLHSYPDWFRFHSTKWHGFRQIGNSVPPLLARAVALKIMQSLETQISKPEEVIQLTEDGGLYLKMVKAANRYGVSSHLKL
- a CDS encoding ABC transporter permease, whose protein sequence is MNIRDRWRSTSENILLPIGALLASLVVFGIFCAVQGKNPIAIYGTIYSSAFGSSFSWQGTLIRAAPLMLTSLCTALPAMLGLTIIGNEGALIVGGLGAIAVGLSIASLPSLIVQIGMAMGGIIAGGLWIMFVGAIKYYRGVNETISSLLMNYIAIAVLNTLVEGPMRDPSTLNKPSSFPLSAINMLQSIPNTRVHYGLIYGLVACAIAYFLIHRTTFGFAVRTVGGNIRAAKIAGLPVGKLTLIVSFLGGSCAGLAGMVEVAAIHGSANASLISGYGYSGILVAFIARQNPLVAVLVAVLMGGILASGSALQRSFGLPDATVLLFQGIVFLAILFSESLYGRLDFFKDREPEVKIDGSATVA
- a CDS encoding glycosyltransferase, producing MTELVSIIIPCYNAEKWIGDCIDSALSQTYKPIEVIVIDDGSTDASLSIIKKYGNKIRLASYPNSGPSASRNRGFQISKGHYIQFIDSDDYISPVKIKEQIEFLKVSGKDLVYSDWCHQVYNDDNSIKSLNYITNQSADDMTYYVISNNTIHIGSCLYKREVIERMSGFDESLRIAEDYDFFIRLAFSGAKFSYMEGCNYFYRIYNSITASHGQGIKYPNSVKFLLDKISFCLKEKELWNSKYHDVLACKYFFVAKSYAMLGAFKEANTCYKTSNDLSGNQKFRPDGNSKFENTYNLLGWKATIVLMYAFQFISNRLRLTQSGKTK
- a CDS encoding glycosyltransferase family 2 protein, whose amino-acid sequence is MQTDLTTLTSMELVNTALTLQDLPPPPEGKTGWPWTEQTELILGKMSDGSEWPRISIVTPNYNYGHFIEETIRSVLLQGYPNLEYIVIDGESNDDSVEIIKKYEKCLSYWVSEKDSGQSNAINKGIRKSTGMIFNWINSDDILNLGSLYNVAYVWKERNSDILVGSGRIITSEKCIEWIPHQSISALDLALCFQGEVGMSQPSTFLNLSLVKQVGAMSEDFHYIIDYSLYINLLLSKSITRLTTINSCLSTAKLHEGAKTVSSWIKFEKEAIQMLSSVMTKFPANQRKDIKQRIYQLSVQVAVREAAMNIGFAGLAALVSLLFKNPFFVFSRFYVGALKNKLVEASIRQY
- the tgt gene encoding tRNA guanosine(34) transglycosylase Tgt — encoded protein: MNNFTFKLECQCDRTDARVGQFHTPHGVVHTPRFMPVGTLANVKTVTPAQLKDCKAEMVLANTYHLHLQPGEDIVAEAGGLHKFMNWDGPILTDSGGFQVFSLSEIRSISEDGVQFRSPRDGNMINLTPEKSIQIQNQLGADVIMAFDECAPYPSTYEAIKLAGQRTTRWLERCIKAHDRKNDQALFGIVQGGVYLDLRQQSARELIEFDLPGYAIGGVSVGEPPELIEKIVRATTPLLPADKPRYLMGVGTYKEMAQAVAAGIDLFDCVIPTRFARHSVALVKGERWNLKNQKFKRDFTPIDSDCNCYACQNFSRAYVSHLVRSQEILGYTLLSIHNITELIRFTQQMRQAIIDNQFVEKFGHYLTESSSFTEERHL
- a CDS encoding BMP family ABC transporter substrate-binding protein; protein product: MSPIYIPRRKFIRGAIATAAFGATSQLWVGCTEQAPPNTATTSSPGTTGSPTAALLNIGFIYVGPKDDFGYSQAHFEGETAIAKLPGVKTFSEASVAETAVVQETMLGMINQNGVTALFPTSFGYFDPHILKLAPANPKVQFFHCGGLYTEGKTPNNIGSYYGYIDEAQYVAGVVAGLSTKSGKLGFVAAKPIPQVVRNINSYTLGARSVNPKATVQVIFTGDWSVPVKEAEAANSMVDQGVDVLTCHVDSPKVVMETAEKRKVFCTGYHTNQSSLAPNGYLTGAEWDWKNVYTKYVELLKAGKTLSDGGIPHILRGGLKEGFCKVSPFGSAVSAATKKEAEKVMAKFMDGSMIIYAGEMKDNTGKVVIAKGKEFKQTDPDLEKMDWFVEGVIGNVKG